A single window of Vibrio stylophorae DNA harbors:
- a CDS encoding Hpt domain-containing protein produces the protein MSHINRQRVTLLCDEVGRDMLAMLFKVFSEELAEYVQCLDQDASLANIADVCHAAKSSARSFGADLLAEQAIHFEQQAKQSEQLWLKEHLPQLRNLLLQSAEDYAALASDEKALDRLLQ, from the coding sequence ATGAGTCATATCAACCGACAGCGCGTGACTTTATTGTGCGATGAAGTGGGACGTGACATGCTCGCCATGCTCTTTAAGGTTTTTAGCGAAGAGTTGGCGGAATATGTGCAGTGCTTAGATCAAGATGCGAGCTTGGCTAATATCGCTGATGTGTGTCATGCCGCGAAAAGCAGTGCACGTAGTTTTGGTGCAGATTTATTAGCAGAACAAGCCATTCATTTTGAGCAGCAAGCCAAACAAAGTGAGCAGTTGTGGCTTAAAGAACATTTACCACAACTGCGAAATTTACTGCTGCAAAGTGCGGAAGATTATGCGGCACTAGCCAGCGATGAGAAGGCGCTCGATCGCTTGCTTCAATAG